TCCTCGAGCTGGTCGAGGCTGGACTCCAGAGAGTCGGGCACCCCGTTCGGCCGTTCCTGACCGCAGGAGTCATCGTGGCGCTGTGTCACCAGGGCCGCCGTGACGGCATGAAGTCCGGCGTCGATCTGCGCAGCGGGACCGATCCGGCTGCGCGAGAGGGTCGGCGCTGACGGCGGGACATGTCTCCTTCATGCCTCTGAGCTGGTGAGCGACTGCTGATCGACCGAAGCAACACTGACGGGGGCCCACACTGCGAGTTGTATCTATTCGTTACCTCCAACGTGTGAGCGCCTGATGCGTTGCGCTGATCGGCGTACGCCTCTCATAGCTCAGCAGCTGTCAGGAATCCCCCGCCTGAGCGCGAAGAATTTCTGTGAGATGTCAGCAGCACCCGACCGGGGGACAGTTCGACACGGGGGAGCTACACCACCGGCTGTACGACATCGTCATGTTCCACACCGGAGGTGGCTTGCCATGAAGCAGCGTTCCGCCAATGATCAGCACGCCCACCTCACGCCTCGCTCGGCGTTGGTATTCCTTCTCGGCCTGGTCTCGGGCGGGGTCGCCGGGGCGCTGACCTACGCCGCAACGCTGTCCGTCGCCCAGGCTGTCCTCGCGGGCTTCGGGGCCACTGCCTTCGCGGTCATGTTCTTTGACAAGATCATCGGATCTGCACCGGGCGCCGGGTGAACAACACCTTGCCTCTAGCGAGGGCAGCACACCGCTGCACGCACCGATCGTGGTGTGAGCCCTACCGCAGGGCGGTAGGGCTCAATCGTGTGTCCGTGGCGAACCGGTTGCTGGCCTGCGGCAAGGGCTGCGGCGGGTTGGGGTGCCGGTAAGAAACGTGTCACCAGCCGCAAACGAGAGTTGGCCGTTGGGCTGACGCTCGATCGGGTGGCTGCGGGCAGCGGGTCCAGTCCGGTTGCCGTGATGATGTCCGGCTATGGCCCGGGCGTTAGATCTGGATGAGCTGGTCGAGCACTGGACGCTGCTAGATGACGAGCGCGAGCTGATCGCGGGCAAGCGCGGGCCGACTAGGCTCGGCTTCGCGGTGTTGTTGAAGTTCTACATCCGGACCGGCCGGTTTCCTCGCGGCCGTGGGGAACTGCCGGACGAGGCCGTGGACTTCGTGGCTCGGCAGGTAGCCGTCGATCCCGACGATATCGGGCTGTACGAGTGGTCAGGCCGCACGATCGAGTACCACCGAGCGCAAATTCGCAGCCATCTAGGCTTCCGGGAGTGCTCGGTGGCCGACGCGGAACAGCTGACGCAGTGGTTGGCCGCCGCGGTGTGCGAGGCCGAGCGGCGCCCGGACCTGGTCCGCGATGAGCTATTGATGCGCTGCCGGGCGGAGAGGATCGAGCCGCCGTCGGCCGGCCGGATCGACCGGATCCTGCGCTCGGCGCTGCACCAGGCCGAGCAGACGCTGACCGCCCGGATCGCGGGCCGGCTGCCCGTCGACGCCGCCGCCCAGCTGCGAGCCCTAGTCGCCGCCGAGGTGCCGGACGACGACGCCGGGGAGGACTCGGTGCTGGCCCTGATCAAGTCGGTGCCGGGCAACGTCAGCCTGGAGTCGATGCTCACCGAGATCCGCAAACTGCGCTCCGCCCGGGCGATCGGTCTGCCCGGTGGGCTGTTCTTCGACGTCGCCCCGCGGGTGCTCGCCGGATGGCGGGCCCGGGCGATGGTCGAGTCGCCGTCGCATCTGCGCGACCACCCGGAGCCGTTGACGCTGACCCTGCTCGCCGCGCTGCTGCATACCCGGCTGCGGGAGATCACCGACACCCTGGTCGAGCTGCTGATCTCGACGGTGCATCGGATCGGCGCCCGGGCGGACCGGAAGGTCACCGAGGAGCTGGTCAACGCGTTCAAGCGGGTGACCGGCAAGGAGAACCTGCTGTTCGCGATCGCCGAGGCCTCGCTCGACCGGCCGGACGACCCGGTGAAGGAGGTGGTCTACCCGGCGGTCGCCGGCGGCGAGCAGACGCTGCGGGAGCTGGTGCACGAGTTCAAGACCAAGGGCCCGGTGTACCGGCGCACCGTGCAGACCACGCTGAAGGCGTCCTACTCCAACCACTACCGGCGTGGCCTGGTCGAACTGCTCGACGTGCTCGAGTTCCGGTCGAACAACGCCACCCACCGGCCGGTCCTCGACGCCCTGGACCTGATCACACGACACGCCGATGCCCGGCTCACCTACTACCCGGCCGGCGAGAGCGTCCCCTCCCACAAGGGCGTCCTCGGCGACTGGACCACCCTGGTCTACAAGGACGTCGGCAAGGGCGGGCGCCGGGTGGTCCGCAGTGTCTACGAGATCTGCACCTTTCAGGCGTTGCGGGAGCGGCTGCGCTGCAAGGAGATTTGGGTCGTGGGCGCCGACAAGTGGCGCAACCCCGACGAGGACCTCCCGCACGACTTCGAGGCCCACCGCGACGCCCACTACGCCGCCCTGCGCAAACCCCTCGATCCGACCGCGTTCATCGGCCAGCTACGTGACGAGATGCGCGAGGCCCTGGCTGCGCTCGACACGGGCCTGCCGAAGCTGGCCTGGCTGGAGATCGCCGATCGGGGCAAGAACGGCGCGATCAAGCTGACCAACCTGGACGCCTCGCCCGAGCCGCGCAACCTGCGCCGGCTCAAGAACGAGGTCCGCACCCGGTGGGGCACCGTCCCGCTGATCGACATGCTCAAGGAGGCGGTGCTGCGCACCGGCTGTCTCGCCGGCGTGACCGGTGCCGCCGGCCGCGGCGACCTCGCCCCGGAGGCCCTGGCCGAGCGGCTGCTGCTGGCGATCTACGCGTACGGCACGAACACCGGTATCCGGGCGATCGCCGGATCCGCCCAGCACGGACACGGCGAGGACGACATCCGCTACGTGCGCCGCCGCTACCTGACTGCCGAGGTTGCCCGCTCGATCGCGGTGGAGATCGCCAACGCCACGTTCGCGGCCCGGGCGCAGACCGTGTGGGGCGCAGGCTCCACCGCGGTCGCCTCGGACTCGACACATTTCGGCGCGTTCGACCAGAACATCTTCACCGAGTGGCACTCCCGCTACGGCGGCCGCGGCGTGCTGATCTACTGGCACGTCGAGCGCAAGAGCATGGCCATCCACTCCCAGCTGATCTCCTGCACCGCGTCCGAGGTCGCGGCGATGGTCGAGGGCGCGATGCGGCACGGCACGACCATGGAGGTCGAGGGCAACTACGTCGATTCCCACGGTCAGTCCGAGGTCGGCTTCGGTATCACCCGGCTGCTCGGCTTCGACCTGCTGCCGCGGATCAAGCGGATCAACAAGGTCCGGCTCTACCGGCCCGCCGCCGGCGAGGCCGACGCGTATCCGCGGCTCGGGCCGGCGTTGTCGCGGCCGATCCGGTGGGACATCATCGCCGAGCAGTACGACCAGATGATCAAGTATGCGACCGCGATCCGGGCCGGCACCGCGAGCACCGAGGCGATCCTGCGCCGCTTCACCCGGGCCAATGCGCTCCACCCCACCTACCAGGCGATGATCGAGGTCGGCCGCGCCCAGCGCACCATCTTTGTCGCCCGCTACCTGCGCAACCGCGACCTGCAACGCGAGATCAACGAAGGTCTCAACGTCGTCGAGTCGTGGAACCGGGCCAACAGCGTGATCTTCTTCGGCAAAGGCGGCGACATCGCCACCAACCGCCGCGACGAGCAGGAACTGTCCGTGCTCTGCCTGCGTGTGCTGCAAGCCGCCCTGGTCTACATCAACACCCTGATGGTCCAGGACGTCCTCGCCGACGACGACTGGGCCGCCCAGCTCACCGACGCCGACCGACGTGGCCTGACCCCGCTGTTCTGGACGCACGTCGCCCCGTACGGCGAGGTCAAGCTCGATATGACCAGCCGGCTGACGCTCGCGACCGATCCGCCCCGGCTGTGACCGGAAGGGGGGCCGGGACGGTGATGCCGGCGGTGGCTACGGCAGTCCACGATGGTGTGACGGTTGATGGAGGGAGAGCCGATGCGCAGGTGGGTGGTGGCGTTCGCCGGTGGGGTCCTGGTCGCTGGACTGGGCGCGTTCCTGGTCGTCGAGGGACTGGATAAGGCGGACAAGTGGGCCAGCGTGTTCGGCTTGTTCGTCGGCCTGGCCGGTTTGGGGCTGGCGGTGGCCGGTACGGTCGGTGGCCGGCGGCACGCCGGGGGGCAGTCGGTGACCGATTCGACGATCGGTGGTGGTGTGGCGCAGGTCCGCGGGGTGCGCAGCAACGTGCGAATCGGCCCGGGCACCGCGCCGCCGGCAGCGGCTGCGGCTGCGGCATCGCCGTCGGCACCATCCGCATCGGCCTCGTCCCCGTCAGGCGGTGATGGTGACGGGCAGTCGGTGACGCGGTCATCGACGGCCGGGCCGGTGCGGCAGGTCGACGACGTCGGCGGCGATGTAGAGCTCGACCGGTGACCCGCTGGTGGAGACCGCCCGAGCCGGTCGGACAGACGGTGACCGGCAGTGTCGTCTTCGGCGACATCGTGCAGATCACCGGTGTCGGCGGGGACGTGACGGTCAGCCTGGACCGGCCCCCGTACCAGGTCGCTGCGGCTGACGACAGGCCGGTGCCGGTCAGTGCGGAACGGGCCTGTCGTCAGCCGAGCCGCCTGCTGCTGGCCCGGCACCAGATCGTGCCGTTCACCGGACGGGAACGCACCCTCGACACCCTCGCCGCGTGGACCAGCGCCACTACGCCGGTCGCGGCGGTGCTGGTGCACGGGGCGGGTGGGCAGGGCAAGACCCGTCTCGCCGCGCACGTCAGCAGCCAATGCGCGGCCGCAGGGTGGACAACGTGGCAGGTTACCCACACCCCGACCCCGGTCGCCGGTAGCGCCGCGGCGGTGTCGAGGGTGGAGTTGACCAGCGGCGCGGTCCTGGCAGTCGTGGACTACGCCGACCGGTGGCCCGCCTCCGCCCTGCTCGCGCTGCTCACCCAACTGCGGGACCTGCACGCGCGGGCGGGAACCCAGGTACGGGTGCTAATGCTGGCCCGCTCGGACGGCTACTGGTGGCCGGCTCTGGCCGACCGGGCCGACAGCGACCTCGGGATCGAGGTCGACCAGTGGAAGCTCCCGACGCTGGCCGCCGACAGCGACGACGACCGGCCCGCCTTGTTCGCCGCCGCCGCCGACCGGTTCGCGACCGCCCTGAACCTGGAACACGCCGCCGCCGGCTGGCCGGTGCCGGATCTGACCGGGGACGCGTTCGGGCAAATCCTGGCCGTGCACATGGCCGCGCTGGCCACCGTGGACGCCACCCGGAACGGGCACGACCTACCGGCCGATCCCGACGCGGTGTCGGCATATCTGCTACGCCGGGAACAGGCGTACTGGCAGCACCTGCACACCCGGGCCGAGGCGCCCGTGCAAACCTCGCCTGAGGTGATGCACCGGACGGTGTTCGCCGCGACCCTGACCGGTGCCCAAGCCCGCCCGGCCGGTAGGCAAGCACTCGCCTGCGCCGGATTCGCCGGCTCCGCCGCGGCCGCGGACCAGATCATCGACGACCACACCACCTGCTACCCGCCGACCAATAACAGCACCGTGTTCGAACCGCTGCACCCCGACCGGCTCGGCGAAGACCTCATCGCCCTGTCCACCCCCGGCCACGGCCACACCGGCGTCACCCGGCTGGAACGCGACTGGACACCCGAGACCATCACCCGCCTGCTCGCCGCGAGCCACCCACAGACACCGGTATGGGTCTCGGGCATGGTGACCGTGCTGGTCGAGACCGCCCGGCGCTGGCCCCACATCGCCACCGGCGTGCTGTACCCGATCGTCCGCGAGAATCCCCAGACGGTGATCGCCGCGGGTGGGGCCACCCTCACCCGGCTGACGAGCATCCCCGACCTCGATCCGGCCATCCTGGAAACCCTCGAACCTCTGCTACCCGCCGACCGGCACATTGACCTGGACATCGCCGCAGCGGCGATCACGAGCGTCCTTACCCCCCACCGCCTTGCCCGGGCCACCAACCCCGCTGAACAGGCCCACTTGTACGCCACCCACGCCGGCCGCCTCGCCAACGCCGGTCGCCGCCAGGAAGGCCTGGCGGCGACCGAGGAAGCCGTGGCCATCCGGCGTCGGCTGGCCGAAACCAACCCGGACGCCTACCTACCCAACCTCGCCGAATCGTTGATCAACCTCGGCACCTTCCTGTCCTGGCTGGGTCGGCGGGAGCAGGCCCTGGCGCCGACCGAGGAAGCCGTGGCCATCCAGCGTCGGCTGGCCGAAACCAACCCGGACGCCTACCTACCCAACCTCGCCACATCGTTGAACAACCTCGGCACCTTCCTGTCCGGGCTGGGCCGCCGGGAGCAGGCCCTGGCGCCGACCGAGGAAGCCGTGGCCATCCAGCGTCGGCTGGCCGAAACCAACCCGGACGCCTACCTACCCAACCTCGCCACATCGTTAAGCAACCTCGGCGCGTCTCTGTCTGAGGCGGGGCACCGGGATGAGGCCTTGGCGCCGATCGAGGAAGCCGTGGCCATCCAGCGTCGGCTGGCCGAAACCAACCCGGACGCCTACCTACCCAACCTCGCCACGTCGTTGAGCAACTTCGGCGAGTCTCTGTCTGGCGTAAGCCGCTACGACGAGGCCCTGGTACTGGCCGAGGAAGCCACTAGCACCTGGCGCCGGCTGGCCGAAACCAACCCGGACGCCTACCTACCCAACCTCGCCATGTCCTTGAATAACCTCGGCACCTTCCTGTCCGGGCTGGGCCGCCGGGAGCAGGCCCTGGCGCCGACCGAGGAAGCCACCGGCATCTACCGCCGGCTGGCCGAGGTCATCCCAGCCGCCTACCTACCCGACCTCGCCATGTCGTTAAGCAACCTCGGTGTCAAACTGTCCAAAGTCGGACGCCGGGATGAGGCGCTGGCGCCGGCCGAGGAAGCCGTGGCCATCCGGCGCAGGCTGGCCGAAACCAACCCGGACGCCCACCTACCCGACCTCGCCATGTCGTTGCACAACCTCGTCAACCGGCTATCCGAGGTGGGGCGCCGAGATGAGGCCCTGGCACCGGCCGAGGAAGCCGTGGCCATCCGGCGCAGGCTGGCCGAAACCAACCCGGACGCCCACCTACCCGACCTCGCCGCGTCGCTGCATAACCTGGGCATTGGCCTGTCTGAGGTGGGCCGCCGGAACGAAGCCTTGGCGCTGACCGAGGAAGCCGTGGCCATCCGGCGCAGGCTGGCCGAAACCAACCCGGACGCCCACCTACCCGACCTCGCCGCGTCGTTAATGAGCCTCGGTATCGGTTTGTCGAAGGTGGGCCGCCGGAACGAAGCCTTGGCGCTGACCGAGGAAGCCGTGGCCATCCGGCGCAGGCTGGCCGAAACCAACCCGGACGCCCACCTACCCGACCTCGCCGCGTCGTTAATGAGCCTCGGTATCGGTTTGTCGAAGGTGGGCCGCCGGAACGAAGCCTTGGCGCTGACCGAGGAAGCCGTGGCCATCCGGCGCAGGCTGGCCGAAACCAACCCGGACGCCCACCTACCCGACCTCGCCATATCGTTGATCAACCTCGGCATCGGTTTGTCTGAGGTGGGCCGCCGGGATGAGGCTCCGGCACTTGTCGGGGAAGCCACCGGCATCTACCGCCGGTTGGCCGAGGTCAACCCGGACGCCTACCTACCCGACCTCGCCAGGTCGCTGTGGGCGTACGCCTGGGTATGCGTAAGTGTGAAAAGGAACGTTCCCGCAGCGCTGAACGCCGCCACTGAGGCGATCAGAATCTACGAACCATTGGCTAACCGCCTGCCACAGACTTTCACAGGACCATTGATTGCGGCCTACCAGACGGCCGCCGACATCCTCGTAGAACTCGGTCACACCAAGGACGCGGCCGACCTACGCCGGCGAATCGAGGCAGCTCGGGCACAGCGCGAGAGTAGGCGCCGGTTCAACCAGCTCGATGTAGTGGGAAGCGGCCCAGAAGCGCTGAGCCGGACCGACGAAGCGGTCACCAGTCGCAAGCAACTCGCGCAGGCGAACCCGACCGCACACCTACCTGATCTCGCCGCAGGACTGAACTCTCTCAGCATTCGGCTATCGATGGCCGGACAAGCGGAGGAATCTCTAGCCGCGGCCGAGGAAGCCGTGCACCTATACCGGCGGCTTATCGGTGCCCGCTCATCCGTTTACCTGTCCGGCCTCGCAGCGGCGTTGACTAACCTAGGCACCTCCCTGTCGCAGATGGGGCGCAAGGAGGAGGGCCGTGCAGCTACCGAGGAAGCCATCAGTCACTATCGACAGCTGGCCGAGAACGACCCGACCGCCCATCTGCCCGACCTCGCCGGAACGCTGATCAACCTCAGCACCGAGTTGTCGAGGCTGCAACTTCCCCGAGAGGCATTGGCAGCTACGAGGGAAGCGGTCGCCCTTCATAGACAGCTAGCCGAGAAGAGTCCAACCGTCCGGTCGCCCGGCCTCGCAATGGCGTTGGTCATCCTCAGTATCCGGCTGTGGAAAGTTGAGCGCGGCGAGGAGGCCGTCGCTGCGGCCGAGGAAGCCGTTGCGATCGACCGGGAACTGGTCAAGGTCAACCCTGCCGTGCACCTTCCCCGCCTCGCTGACGCGTTGGGTAATCTAGGCGACCGACTAGCCGATCTGAGGCGTGGAGAAGAGGCCATTGCCCCGACCCAGGAAGCCGCAACGATCCGCCGGCGGCTGGCTGAGGTCGACCCCGACGCCTACCTCCCCGACCTCGCAACCTTGCTGGACGACCTCGGTGTACGACTGGCGCAGGTGGGCCGCTGTGAAGAGGCTCTGGCACCCGGCGAGGAGGCTACCGGTCTATTTCGGCGGCTGGCTGAGGGGGACCCCGACGCCTACCTCCCCAGCCTCGCGATGTCGCTAAACAACCTTGGTGCCATGCTGGTGGAGCTGGGGCACAGTGACGAGGCCATTGCCCCGACCCAGGAAGCCGCAACGATCCGCCGGCGGCTGGCTGAGGTCGACCCCGACGCCTACCTCCCCGACCTCGCGATGTCGCTTAACAACCTCGGTACGGCCCTGTCGGAAATGGGCCGTACCGAGGAGGCCCTCGCCCTCTGTGAGGAGGCCGTCGGTCTATCTCGGCGGCTGGCTGAGGTCGACCCCGACGCCTACCTCCCCGACCTCGCGGCCTCGTTGAACGACCTCGGCGTGAGGCTGGTACAGGTCGGCCGCTATGAAGAAGCCCTGGCGGCCGGCGAGGAGGCCATCGGTCTATCTCGGCGGCTCGCCGAGACCGATCCCGATGCCTACCTCCCCAACCTCGCGATGTCGTTGTATGCGTACGGATGGGTGTGCGTGACTGTGGGAGCCAACTTCGATGCGGCTCTGGAAACGGTCACTGAGGCAGTCGACATTTACGAGCGTCTGGCCGAACAGCTGTCGGCTGTGTTCGCCGAGCGGCGGTTGTCCGCGTACTGGACTCTCGCTGACGTACTCGACGGTCTCGGTCGGACAGCCGAGGCCGCGGACATACGTCGACGACTCGATGAAGAGACCGGCATTGGACCAGATCATGGGTGACAGTTGCCTTCAGGGAAGGTCCCTTCTGTGAAGGCAACCGGTAACCTGACGACATGACCGCCCAGGGGGCCCCACGCTTGGGTAGCTGTCACCAGCCCCAAAGTTGCTGACGGGTAGGTTCCGGGCGTGTGACTTCGCGGCGCGGCCCGAACCTGGGCTACGGCGAGGGGTTATGGCGGTTGCGGCCG
The DNA window shown above is from Krasilnikovia cinnamomea and carries:
- a CDS encoding Tn3 family transposase, whose product is MARALDLDELVEHWTLLDDERELIAGKRGPTRLGFAVLLKFYIRTGRFPRGRGELPDEAVDFVARQVAVDPDDIGLYEWSGRTIEYHRAQIRSHLGFRECSVADAEQLTQWLAAAVCEAERRPDLVRDELLMRCRAERIEPPSAGRIDRILRSALHQAEQTLTARIAGRLPVDAAAQLRALVAAEVPDDDAGEDSVLALIKSVPGNVSLESMLTEIRKLRSARAIGLPGGLFFDVAPRVLAGWRARAMVESPSHLRDHPEPLTLTLLAALLHTRLREITDTLVELLISTVHRIGARADRKVTEELVNAFKRVTGKENLLFAIAEASLDRPDDPVKEVVYPAVAGGEQTLRELVHEFKTKGPVYRRTVQTTLKASYSNHYRRGLVELLDVLEFRSNNATHRPVLDALDLITRHADARLTYYPAGESVPSHKGVLGDWTTLVYKDVGKGGRRVVRSVYEICTFQALRERLRCKEIWVVGADKWRNPDEDLPHDFEAHRDAHYAALRKPLDPTAFIGQLRDEMREALAALDTGLPKLAWLEIADRGKNGAIKLTNLDASPEPRNLRRLKNEVRTRWGTVPLIDMLKEAVLRTGCLAGVTGAAGRGDLAPEALAERLLLAIYAYGTNTGIRAIAGSAQHGHGEDDIRYVRRRYLTAEVARSIAVEIANATFAARAQTVWGAGSTAVASDSTHFGAFDQNIFTEWHSRYGGRGVLIYWHVERKSMAIHSQLISCTASEVAAMVEGAMRHGTTMEVEGNYVDSHGQSEVGFGITRLLGFDLLPRIKRINKVRLYRPAAGEADAYPRLGPALSRPIRWDIIAEQYDQMIKYATAIRAGTASTEAILRRFTRANALHPTYQAMIEVGRAQRTIFVARYLRNRDLQREINEGLNVVESWNRANSVIFFGKGGDIATNRRDEQELSVLCLRVLQAALVYINTLMVQDVLADDDWAAQLTDADRRGLTPLFWTHVAPYGEVKLDMTSRLTLATDPPRL
- a CDS encoding tetratricopeptide repeat protein, whose product is MTRWWRPPEPVGQTVTGSVVFGDIVQITGVGGDVTVSLDRPPYQVAAADDRPVPVSAERACRQPSRLLLARHQIVPFTGRERTLDTLAAWTSATTPVAAVLVHGAGGQGKTRLAAHVSSQCAAAGWTTWQVTHTPTPVAGSAAAVSRVELTSGAVLAVVDYADRWPASALLALLTQLRDLHARAGTQVRVLMLARSDGYWWPALADRADSDLGIEVDQWKLPTLAADSDDDRPALFAAAADRFATALNLEHAAAGWPVPDLTGDAFGQILAVHMAALATVDATRNGHDLPADPDAVSAYLLRREQAYWQHLHTRAEAPVQTSPEVMHRTVFAATLTGAQARPAGRQALACAGFAGSAAAADQIIDDHTTCYPPTNNSTVFEPLHPDRLGEDLIALSTPGHGHTGVTRLERDWTPETITRLLAASHPQTPVWVSGMVTVLVETARRWPHIATGVLYPIVRENPQTVIAAGGATLTRLTSIPDLDPAILETLEPLLPADRHIDLDIAAAAITSVLTPHRLARATNPAEQAHLYATHAGRLANAGRRQEGLAATEEAVAIRRRLAETNPDAYLPNLAESLINLGTFLSWLGRREQALAPTEEAVAIQRRLAETNPDAYLPNLATSLNNLGTFLSGLGRREQALAPTEEAVAIQRRLAETNPDAYLPNLATSLSNLGASLSEAGHRDEALAPIEEAVAIQRRLAETNPDAYLPNLATSLSNFGESLSGVSRYDEALVLAEEATSTWRRLAETNPDAYLPNLAMSLNNLGTFLSGLGRREQALAPTEEATGIYRRLAEVIPAAYLPDLAMSLSNLGVKLSKVGRRDEALAPAEEAVAIRRRLAETNPDAHLPDLAMSLHNLVNRLSEVGRRDEALAPAEEAVAIRRRLAETNPDAHLPDLAASLHNLGIGLSEVGRRNEALALTEEAVAIRRRLAETNPDAHLPDLAASLMSLGIGLSKVGRRNEALALTEEAVAIRRRLAETNPDAHLPDLAASLMSLGIGLSKVGRRNEALALTEEAVAIRRRLAETNPDAHLPDLAISLINLGIGLSEVGRRDEAPALVGEATGIYRRLAEVNPDAYLPDLARSLWAYAWVCVSVKRNVPAALNAATEAIRIYEPLANRLPQTFTGPLIAAYQTAADILVELGHTKDAADLRRRIEAARAQRESRRRFNQLDVVGSGPEALSRTDEAVTSRKQLAQANPTAHLPDLAAGLNSLSIRLSMAGQAEESLAAAEEAVHLYRRLIGARSSVYLSGLAAALTNLGTSLSQMGRKEEGRAATEEAISHYRQLAENDPTAHLPDLAGTLINLSTELSRLQLPREALAATREAVALHRQLAEKSPTVRSPGLAMALVILSIRLWKVERGEEAVAAAEEAVAIDRELVKVNPAVHLPRLADALGNLGDRLADLRRGEEAIAPTQEAATIRRRLAEVDPDAYLPDLATLLDDLGVRLAQVGRCEEALAPGEEATGLFRRLAEGDPDAYLPSLAMSLNNLGAMLVELGHSDEAIAPTQEAATIRRRLAEVDPDAYLPDLAMSLNNLGTALSEMGRTEEALALCEEAVGLSRRLAEVDPDAYLPDLAASLNDLGVRLVQVGRYEEALAAGEEAIGLSRRLAETDPDAYLPNLAMSLYAYGWVCVTVGANFDAALETVTEAVDIYERLAEQLSAVFAERRLSAYWTLADVLDGLGRTAEAADIRRRLDEETGIGPDHG